GTGCCGACGACGGGCACGATGGCAATGCGTCCGGCGTCGCTGCCCCCGGCTGGGCGGCGCGGTGGGCGCAGCAGGTCGAGCACAGCAGTCACCGGGCGGGTTGCCGGGCCGATCAACTCGTCTTCATAGGCAACCCGGTCGAGCAGGCCCGCGTCTCTGGCCGCCGCCGCCGAGCTGAGGGGCTGATCGAGCCAGCCGCGCACCGCCGCTTCGTCCAGCCCGCGTTTCTCGGCCAGATCTTTCACCCACGCCGCTTCCATGCTGTCCAGCAGCACACCAAGCTGCTCGCGGTTGAAGTCGTCCATGCGGTCGTCGCTGAAGCGCGTCAGGGCCGATTTATATTCACGGATTCGCAGATTCTCGAAGCCGATGCCGTGCTTTTTCAGAAATTCGCCCAGATACATGACTTCCAGCCCCAGACCCAGCAGATTCACTTCTGCCGATTCGGGCGCTACGATCTCGCGGGTGCCCGAGGCTGCCAGCAGCGCGGGCATGCTCAGGGTGGGCAGATAGGCGATGGTGCGCTTTGTTTCCGAGAGCCGCGCAAAGGCGTCTCGCAGCGTGCGCGAAGTACTGAGGCCTGCCGTGAAGCTGCCGAAACGGAACAGCACGCCGTGAAGCCAGTCGGCGTGTTGCAGGCGCTCCAGCCGGGCCAGCAGCGCTTCCTGGGTGTCCTGACGGTTCAGCAGTGCCGCCAGCGGATTGCCAGGGCTGAGCGCCGGATACTCGCCCGCGATGTCCAGCACGATCCAGGTGGGCCGCGTGACGCCGCCGGGCAGCGCGTTGCCGTCAGACTTCAGGAAGGGGATGTTCATTGGCACAGGGTACGCGCTCGGCGGCAGGGGCGTTCCGGCATGCTCTCAACGCGTCTTCATGCATCCTTTCCGGTACTCGACCGTAGCGTCTGGAAGGAGGGAAAACGCCGGGGCGGGAAGCGGAAGAAGGCATCTGCCCCGTTCCACTTCCCGCCCCGCGCAGTGAGTGCTCAGTTCAGAGTCTTGATGTAGGCGTATACGTTCGCCACGTCGGCGTCGCTGAGATTGGGGAACTGCATCATCGGGGCTTTGAGCATCCCGTGGGGAGAATTGCCAGTTTTGAGGGCCGTGTTGAACTGGTCGAGCGTCCACGACTTCGGGCCGTCGGC
Above is a window of Deinococcus ruber DNA encoding:
- the sppA gene encoding signal peptide peptidase SppA, with the translated sequence MNIPFLKSDGNALPGGVTRPTWIVLDIAGEYPALSPGNPLAALLNRQDTQEALLARLERLQHADWLHGVLFRFGSFTAGLSTSRTLRDAFARLSETKRTIAYLPTLSMPALLAASGTREIVAPESAEVNLLGLGLEVMYLGEFLKKHGIGFENLRIREYKSALTRFSDDRMDDFNREQLGVLLDSMEAAWVKDLAEKRGLDEAAVRGWLDQPLSSAAAARDAGLLDRVAYEDELIGPATRPVTAVLDLLRPPRRPAGGSDAGRIAIVPVVGTIVTGKSQRNPLPLFGGVSAGSDTVVAALRRAAEDKKTKAVVLYVDSGGGSALASDLIWREVQQLQKPVVAVMGRVAASGGYYVLAAANTVLASPYTITGSIGVVSGKPVLEEFNRRQGLNPEGVSRHDTALMYSSARAFNDTQRHLVERSIEEVYQRFITRVADGRGMTPERVNELGRGRIWSGQDALALGLIDELGDLHTAVQRACELSGLPYGAPTWTAGPKNRGPLPEFAQEAADEAASLHLTAGLPSGQVMLWLDSDLHIR